The Fundidesulfovibrio soli genomic sequence GCCGGTTCGGGCCTGGAGAATGGGCTTCGCCCAGAGGTAGCCCGAATCGGGCCTTTTGGGCAAGCGGCCGGGGCTTGGCCGGGCACGTTCGGCCTGCACCGCGGCTAAGCGACGGCGTTCTTGCCATTCGCCCGGTTCCGTATGATAGCAGACTCACCCGCGCGAGCGGGGCATTTTTCTTCCATCGGGGCGAGCGGCATGGGCAAGAGCGGCGGCAGGCGGATCGTGTCCGTGGATTTCCTCCGGGGGCTGACGGTGGCCTTCATGGTGGTGGCCAACAACCCCGGGGACACCATGTACATCTACCGCGAGATGGTGCACTCCCATTGGCACGGCTGGACCGCCGTGGATTTCATCTTCCCCATGTTCCTCTTCCTCGTGGGCGTCTCCGTGGCGCTTGCCGTCCGCCGGGACCCGCCGCCCCAGGGGATCTGGCTTGGCGCGGTGAGGCGCGCGGGCGTCATCTTCTGCACGGGCCTGGTCGTGAACGGCTTTCCCTCCTTCAATCTGGAAACGCTGCGGATTCCGGGAGTGTTGCAGCGCATCGCCGTGGTCTACCTGGTCACGCTCTGGCTGCACCTGAAGCTCTCCAGGGACGGGGTGCTGGGCGTGGCCCTGGGCATCCTGGTGGGCTACTGGCTGCTTTGGGCCTTCGTACCGGTGCCGGGGCTGGGCTATCCGACCCTGGACATGGAGTACAACCTGGAAGGCTGGCTGGACCAGATGCTCCTGCGCGGCCACATCTGGGAATACGACACCTCGTGGGACCCCGAGGGCCTGTTGTCCACGCTGCCCTGCGTGGCCCTGGCCCTGTTCGGGGTGCTCGCCGGCCGCTGGCTCAAGCGCGGCGGGGAGGACCCGGGCTGGGGCTCCGTGTTCCTGATCGGGTTCTGGCTGCACCTGGGCGGGCTGGCCTGGGACGAATGGTTTCCCATCAACAAGGTCATCACCACCAGCTCTTTCGTGATGTTCGTGGGCGGCTTCGGCCTGATGCTCACCGCCCTGGCCCATCGCCTGCTGGACAGGGCGGAGCGCGGGCGCTGGATGGCCCCGGTCCTGGCTCTGGGCAGGCACGCCCTGCCCGTATTCGTGATCTCGCAGATCGTGACCCAGGTGCTCTACGTCACACGTTTGCCCGGCGGCAGGAGGGGGCTTGGCAAAAGCCTGCACTTCTGGCTCTTCGACGGATTCTTCGGCTTCGTCGGGGACAGGTATGCTGCCTCCCTGGCCTGGGGCGTGGGGCTGCTCCTGGCGTTGACGCTCGGGGTGATGGCCTGGGATTTCCTCGTCTCCCTGCACGCCCGCAGAACCAGCGATTGGCCCCCCACCGGCGGGCGGTACGGGGTCCGCAAGTAGTTGGGGGGCCCTCCCCGCGGAGGGCTGCGGGTTTTTTTCCGCTTCGGCGTTTTTCTCCTTTCCTCCAAGTGCTCCGCCTGATAGAGGTCAGGTGCCTTAATCACTGCCACAGGGCGGCGGGGTTTCCAACCAACCCAACCTCGCCGCCCTTTAACTCGCCCTATGCAGTGAGGTCAGAACGTTTCTTCTTTCGTATTTGTTGGCGCTAAAGTTTTGCGATGAACCGCCGATGATGCACGTTGGCAGGCCGCGAGGTGGACACGGGCTTGGGTGCATGGGGTCTGAGGCTTGAAGCAAGAGTCCTGGCTTCGGCGGGGCGGTTCGTAAAGCCGGTTGTGCCGCACCCCCAAAAAAGCATACCAAAGTGGTCGCATATCCAGTTTGCCAATTCTTCGAGAGTGATTAATTTGGATTTGTGGTGCTATGTCGCGGCTTCCGTCGGCGGACGTCCGCCGGAAATTTCGCGCAGAGTTCGGAAAGGTCCCAGTTGTTGCATGAGCAAGGGCCGAAAGGGGGAGTTGTGAATAACATTCGCGTTGGAGTCAGGCTGGTTGCCGCGTTTATCGTCGTATCGGTGCTCACGTCCGTTGTCGGGCTCGTTGGATATCTCGGGCTCAACTCGGCCAAAGACCATGTAGATGCGAGCACAAGGCTCTACATTCCGGCGATCACCGAATTGACCACCATCCGCTTCAACCTGCGCAACATCGTCGTGGCGCAGCGCACGCTGCTGACGGAGTCCATCCTGCCGCAGGAGCGCCAGCGCCAGAGGGACAACATCCAGAACGCCCGCAAAAACTACCGGGAGGCCCTGGACCGCTTCGAGAAGCTCAACCATTCCCAGGAGGCCCTGGCCGCCTGGGGCGTCTTCAAGACAATCCTGCCGGAAACCCGCGAGATCAACGATAAGATCACCGAGGTCGTGGAGGCCTGGGAGAAGAACCTCGATAACAAGTCCCTGGCGCTCGAAGCGGAGAAGGCCGTGATCGAGCGGGGCGGCGAGGTCAACCGCAAGCTCAACGACGCCCTGGGCAAGGTCATCGCGATCTATGCGCGAAGCGCCGAGGCCGACTCCCTGGAGGCCGACGCCGCCATCAGCTGGCAGAACAAGCTGCTGCTGTCGCTGGCCATTGCCGCGCCCATCCTTTCGGTGCTGGTCGGCGTGTACGTGACACGCACCATCGTGCGTCCGCTCAGGGGGGCCATGAATTTCTCCGGGGCCGTCGCGGAAGGCAACCTCAACGCCAGCCTGGACGTGCATCAGAAGGACGAGGTGGGCAGGCTGGCTGACGGCCTGCGCGCCATGGTGGCCGCCCTGAAGGAGAAGATTGCCGAGGCCGACCAGAAGAGCGCCCAGGCCGAGCGCGAGGCCGAGGCCGCGCGCGTGGCCACGGCCGAGGCCCAGGAAGCCAAGGCCCAGGCGGAGCGCGCCAAGGCAGAGGGCATGCTCCAGGCCGCCAACGAGCTTGAAGGCGTGGTGGAGATCGTCACCAGCGCCTCGGAGCAGCTCGCGGCGCAGGTGGAGCAGTCCAGCCGGGGCGCCGAGGGCCAGGCCCAGCGCGTGGGCGAGACAGCCACCGCCATGGAGGAGATGAACGCCACCGTGCTGGAGGTGGCCCGCAACGCCTCCCAGGCCGCCGAAACCTCCGACAGGGCCAGGATGAAGGCCGAGGAAGGCTCGCAGGTGGTGGGCCGCGTGGTGGAGGGCATCGGCGAGGTGCAGAAGAATTCCCTGAAGCTCAAGCAGGACATGACCGAGCTCGGCCAGCAGGCCGAAGGCATCGGCAGGATCATGGGCGTCATCTCCGACATCGCGGACCAGACCAACCTGCTGGCGCTCAACGCCGCCATCGAGGCCGCCCGCGCGGGCGACGCCGGACGGGGCTTCGCGGTGGTGGCCGACGAGGTGCGCAAGCTGGCCGAGAAGACCATGACCGCCACCAAGGAAGTGGGCGACGCCATCCGGGGCATCCAGCAGGGAACCCAGAGCAACGTCGTCAACGTGGAGAAGGCCGCCGGGATCATCGCCGAGGCCACTGAGCTGGCCGCCAGGTCCGGCGAGGCCCTGCGCGAGATCGTCACCCTGGTGGACCTCTCCTCCGACCAGGTGCGCGCCATCGCCACGGCCTCGGAGCAGCAGTCCGCCGCCAGCGAGGAGATCAACCGCTCCATAGAGGACATCAGCAGGATTTCCGCCGAGACCTCCGAGGGCATGCGCCAGTCCGCCCTGGCCGTGGAGGAGCTGGCCAACCAGGCCCAGGTGCTCAAGAACCTCATCGGGCAGATGCAGGCCGAAGGCTCGGGCGCGGCCCTGCCCGCGGGGGGCTCCCAGCTGCGCCTGGCGGCGGTGGCTCACAAGAAGCCCCGGGCCCTGGCAGCCTAGCCCTTCCCTGCGAACGTTTAGACCGGACCGGCGCGCAGCCATGCGCGCCGGTCTTTTTTTCGTTCCCGGGGGGGCGCCAGGGGCCTCGGGGCCCCGTGCCGGTGGCATTCGGCGCGGTTTTAGGCTACCGGAGGCTCCATGAACCCCGTGACCACCTCCATTTTCGAGCTGTTCAAGGTCGGGCCCGGCCCTTCGAGTTCCCACACCATCGGCCCCATGCTCGCCTCGGTCGAGTTCATGGCCCAGGCCGCCGAACTGCCCAGCCAGACCCTGGACCGGGCGGCGGGCCTGCGGGTGACGCTGCTCGGCTCCCTGGCGGCCACGGGCCGGGGCCACGGCACCGTGCGGGCCGTGCTGGCCGGGCTCATGGGCAACCGGCCCCAGAGCTGCCCCCCGGACATCCTGGACAGCCTCTCCGGGTTCGAGTCCGGCACGGTGCTGCTGGCCGGGCGGACCCTGCCGCTGCGCGAGGCCGACATCGTCTTCGACATGCTCGCCAGGGCGGAGCGCCATCCCAACACCATGATCTTCCGCCTGCTGGACGTCGATGGAGCCGCCCTGTTCGAGCGCGAGGCCTACTCCGTGGGCGGCGGGTTCATCGAATGGCGGGACCAGCCCCCGGCCCAGCGCCCGGCTCCGGCCTATCCCTACGACTCCATGCTCGGTTTCAGGGAGGTGCTGGCCGCCACGGGCCTGACCCTGCCCGAGGTGATGATCGCCAACGAGGCCGCCCTCACCGGGCAGACCCCCAAGCAGATCGAGGCCCGCATCGAGGACGTGATGCGCGCCATGGAGGACGCCGTGGAGCGCGGCCTGGAGACCGAGGGCGTGCTGCCCGGGCCGCTGGGGCTCAACCGCAAGGCCAAGGCCCTCTTCGAGCGCTACCGGCAGGACCCCCAGATGCACGACAGGCCCATCCTGGCCCTGTGCGCCTGCGCCTTCGCCGCTTCGGAGGAGAACGCCGCCGGGCACACCATCGTCACCGCGCCCACTTCGGGCGGTTCGGGCGTGCTGGCTGCGGTGCTCTACGTCACCAAGAACCTGCGGCCCACGGCCGGGGTGTTCCGCAAGGCCCTGCGCGACGGCATGCTGGCCGCCGCCCTGGTGGGGATGCTGGCCAAGCACAACGCCTCGGTGAGCGGGGCTGAGGTGGGCTGCCAGGGCGAGGTGGGGGTGGCCTCGGCCATGTCCGCCGCGTTCCTGGCCCAGGTCTACGGGCATGAGGCCAAGCTGGTGGAGAACGCGGCGGAGACCGCGCTGGAGCACCACCTGGGGCTCACCTGCGACCCGGTGCAGGGCTACGTGCAGATTCCCTGCATCGAGCGCAACGCCATGGGCGCGGTGAAGGCCTACGCCGCCTATCAGATCGCGGCGGCGGTGGTGTCGTCCTACCACATGGTGGGGCTGGACCAGGCCATCAAGGCCATGGCCGAGACCGGGCGCGACATGTGCGCCAAATACAAGGAGACCGCCCAGGGCGGGCTGGCCACCACGGTACGCTGCTAGCCGCCGGTCAGATTGCCTTCGACCGGGATGTGGGCTAATTCCCCATATCTTTGCGGGGAGAGCCACCATGCCCAACACCCTTTTCCGTCTGCTGCCCTCCATGGACCGCGTGCTGGCCGCCCTGGAAGGCCGCCCGGAGCTTTCCGGCGCGCCCAGGCCCCTGGTGCGCGAGGCGGCGCAGGCCTTCCTGGACGCCCAGCGCGAGGAGATCCGCTCCGGCCTGGTCGCGGACCCCTCCCAGCTGGAGTGGGAGCGCCTGGCCCCGCGCCTGGAGTGCTTCGTGCGCTCTTTCGTGCGCCCGCGCTTCCGCCGGGTGCTCAACGGCACGGGCGTGGTGGTGCACACCAACCTGGGCCGCTCCATCCTGGCCGAAAGCGCCACCCGCGCGGTGCAGAGCGCCTGCGCGCACTATTCCAACCTGGAGTTCGACCTGGACACGGGCCAGCGCGGCAGCCGCTACAGCCACGTGGAAGGCCTGCTGACCCACCTCACCGGGGCCGAGGCCGCCGTGGTGGTCAACAACAACGCGGCCGCCGTTTTCTTGGTGCTGGAGAGCCTGTGCAAGGGCCGCGAGGTGGTGGTTTCGCGCGGGCAGCTGGTGGAGATCGGCGGCTCGTTCCGCGTGCCCGAGGTGATGGCCAAGTCCGGCGCGATCCTCAAGGAGGTGGGGGCCACCAACCGCACCCACCTGCGCGACTACCGCCAGGCCGTTGGCCCGGAAACGGCCGCGCTCATGCGCGTGCACACCTCGAACTTCAGGATCATCGGCTTCACCAAGGAAGTGCCCCTGGAGGAACTGGCCGGCCTGGGCCGGGAACTCAACCTGCCCGTCATCGAGGACCTGGGCAGCGGCACCCTCTTCGACTTCGCCCAGGCCGGACTGCCCGGCGAGCCCACCGTGCGCGAGGTGGTGGCCCAGGGGGCGGACGTGGTCTGCTTCAGCGGGGACAAGGTGCTGGGCGGGCCGCAGGCGGGCATCATCGTGGGCCGCAAGCAATACGTCGACGTGATCCGGCGCAACCAGCTGAACCGGGCCCTGCGCATCGACAAGATGACCCTGGCCGCCCTGGAGGCCACCCTGCGCCTCTACCTGGACCCGGAGCTGGCCCGCGCCCAGGTGCCCACCCTGGCCATGATCTGCGCCGCCCCCAAGGAGCTGGCCGCCAAGGCCCGCGCCCTGGCCGGGCTGCTGCGCCGCAGGCTGGGCAACGTGCTGGAGGCCTCGACGGTGCCCGGAGCTTCGCGCGTGGGCGGGGGAGCCTTCCCCGAGCGCGACCTGCCCACCACGCTGGTGCGCCTTGAGCCTCGCGACGCCTCAATCAGCGCCGACGCCCTGCGCGAGCGCCTGCTCGGCACGGACCCGCCCCTGGTGGGCCGCATCGAGGACGGCCGCTTCTGCCTGGACCCGCGCACCCTGGACAAGAACGAATTTCCCCTGGCCGCCCAGAGCCTGGGCCAGGCCCTGGCGCAAGCCCTGGGCTAGCCCCCGGCTCCGGCCCTGGCCTGAACCGCGACGGATCATCACGCCTCAAGGAGTGAGCATGAAAAGCCTCGAACACGAATCCAAGAACTGCTGGGACGTCTACGCCTCCGAGCAGGACCGCGCCGCCATGGACGCCCTGGCCGCCGGATACGTCTCCTTCCTCTCCACCTGCAAGACCGAGCGCGAGGTGATGCGCTACGTGCGCGAGCGCCTGGCCGCCGCAGGCTACGCCGAGAGCCCCAACGGCGACTTCACGGGCGACGCCTGCTTCCGCATCTTCAAGGGCAAGACCGTGTTCATCGCCCGCAAGGGCAAGCGGCCCCTGTCCGAGGGCTTCCGCCTGCTGGGCGCCCACGCGGACTCCCCCCGCCTGGACCTCAAGCAGCGCCCCCTCTACGAGGATTGCAGCGTCTCCCAGGCCAAGACCCACTACTACGGCGGCATCCGCAAGCACCAGTGGCTGGCGCGGGCCCTGGCCCTGCACGGGGTGGTGGTCAAGGCCGACGGCACCGCCGTGGAGGTGGTCATCGGCGAGGACCCGGCCGACCCGGTGTTCACCATCCCGGACCTGCTGCCCCACCTGGCCTACAAGCAGATGGAGCAGAAGCTCGCCGACGCCTTCGAGGCCGAGAAGCTCAACATCATCATGGGCCACGCCCCGGCGGGCTCGGACGGCGCCACCGTTGAAGGCAAGGCCTGCGACCCCTCCGACGTGAAGTGCAAGCTCAAGTCCCAGGTGCTGACGCTGCTCAACAAGCGCTACGGCATCACCGAGTCCGACCTGTACTCGGCGGAGCTGCAGGCCGTGCCCGCTGGCCCGGCGCGCTACGTGGGCCTGGATTCCGCGCTCATCGGCGGCTACGGCCACGATGACCGCATCTGCGTCTACGCCGGGCTGGAGGCCCTGCTGGCCGCCGAGCAGCCCGAGCACACCCAGATCGTGCTCTTCTGGGACAAGGAGGAGATCGGCTCCGAAGGCTCAACCGGCGCCAGCTCCAAGTTCTTCGAGTACTGCCTGGAGGACCTGATCCACGCCTGGGAGCCGGGTGCGCGCGCCTCGCGCGTGCTGGACGCCTCCAAGGCCGTGTCCGCCGACGTCAACGCCGCCCTGGACCCCGACTACCAGGACGTGCACGAGAAGCTCAACGCCTGCCTCATCGGCCACGGCCCCACGCTCAACAAGTTCACCGGCCATCGCGGCAAGGTGGGCGCCAGCGACGCCCACCCCGAGTACGTGGCCTGGGTCAGGAACGTGCTCGACGGCGCGGGCGTGCCCTGGCAGATGGCGGAGCTGGGCAAGGTGGACCTGGGCGGCGGCGGCACCGTGGCCAAGTTCCTGGCCAAGTACGGCATGGACATCATCGACTTCGGCCCGCCCGTGCTCTCCATGCACAGCCCCCTGGAGCTGGCCAGCAAGGCCGACCTGTACGCCACCATGCTCGCCTACAAGGCGTTCCTGGAGAGCTAGGGTCCGCCGCCGGGAAGCGCATCCGCGTTCTCCGGCAGCAGTGCGAACGGTTCCGCCGGAGCTGGCCCCAGAGGGCCTCTCCGGGGACGCGACACGAGGAGCATCATGCCGGTCATCATGGGCACAGCCGGTCACATCGACCATGGCAAGACCACGCTGGTGAAGGCGCTCACGGGCGTGGACTGCGACCGCCTGGCCGAGGAGAAGAAGCGCGGCATCACCATCGAGCTGGGC encodes the following:
- a CDS encoding methyl-accepting chemotaxis protein — protein: MNNIRVGVRLVAAFIVVSVLTSVVGLVGYLGLNSAKDHVDASTRLYIPAITELTTIRFNLRNIVVAQRTLLTESILPQERQRQRDNIQNARKNYREALDRFEKLNHSQEALAAWGVFKTILPETREINDKITEVVEAWEKNLDNKSLALEAEKAVIERGGEVNRKLNDALGKVIAIYARSAEADSLEADAAISWQNKLLLSLAIAAPILSVLVGVYVTRTIVRPLRGAMNFSGAVAEGNLNASLDVHQKDEVGRLADGLRAMVAALKEKIAEADQKSAQAEREAEAARVATAEAQEAKAQAERAKAEGMLQAANELEGVVEIVTSASEQLAAQVEQSSRGAEGQAQRVGETATAMEEMNATVLEVARNASQAAETSDRARMKAEEGSQVVGRVVEGIGEVQKNSLKLKQDMTELGQQAEGIGRIMGVISDIADQTNLLALNAAIEAARAGDAGRGFAVVADEVRKLAEKTMTATKEVGDAIRGIQQGTQSNVVNVEKAAGIIAEATELAARSGEALREIVTLVDLSSDQVRAIATASEQQSAASEEINRSIEDISRISAETSEGMRQSALAVEELANQAQVLKNLIGQMQAEGSGAALPAGGSQLRLAAVAHKKPRALAA
- a CDS encoding L-serine ammonia-lyase — protein: MNPVTTSIFELFKVGPGPSSSHTIGPMLASVEFMAQAAELPSQTLDRAAGLRVTLLGSLAATGRGHGTVRAVLAGLMGNRPQSCPPDILDSLSGFESGTVLLAGRTLPLREADIVFDMLARAERHPNTMIFRLLDVDGAALFEREAYSVGGGFIEWRDQPPAQRPAPAYPYDSMLGFREVLAATGLTLPEVMIANEAALTGQTPKQIEARIEDVMRAMEDAVERGLETEGVLPGPLGLNRKAKALFERYRQDPQMHDRPILALCACAFAASEENAAGHTIVTAPTSGGSGVLAAVLYVTKNLRPTAGVFRKALRDGMLAAALVGMLAKHNASVSGAEVGCQGEVGVASAMSAAFLAQVYGHEAKLVENAAETALEHHLGLTCDPVQGYVQIPCIERNAMGAVKAYAAYQIAAAVVSSYHMVGLDQAIKAMAETGRDMCAKYKETAQGGLATTVRC
- a CDS encoding aminopeptidase, whose translation is MKSLEHESKNCWDVYASEQDRAAMDALAAGYVSFLSTCKTEREVMRYVRERLAAAGYAESPNGDFTGDACFRIFKGKTVFIARKGKRPLSEGFRLLGAHADSPRLDLKQRPLYEDCSVSQAKTHYYGGIRKHQWLARALALHGVVVKADGTAVEVVIGEDPADPVFTIPDLLPHLAYKQMEQKLADAFEAEKLNIIMGHAPAGSDGATVEGKACDPSDVKCKLKSQVLTLLNKRYGITESDLYSAELQAVPAGPARYVGLDSALIGGYGHDDRICVYAGLEALLAAEQPEHTQIVLFWDKEEIGSEGSTGASSKFFEYCLEDLIHAWEPGARASRVLDASKAVSADVNAALDPDYQDVHEKLNACLIGHGPTLNKFTGHRGKVGASDAHPEYVAWVRNVLDGAGVPWQMAELGKVDLGGGGTVAKFLAKYGMDIIDFGPPVLSMHSPLELASKADLYATMLAYKAFLES
- a CDS encoding acyltransferase family protein; translation: MGKSGGRRIVSVDFLRGLTVAFMVVANNPGDTMYIYREMVHSHWHGWTAVDFIFPMFLFLVGVSVALAVRRDPPPQGIWLGAVRRAGVIFCTGLVVNGFPSFNLETLRIPGVLQRIAVVYLVTLWLHLKLSRDGVLGVALGILVGYWLLWAFVPVPGLGYPTLDMEYNLEGWLDQMLLRGHIWEYDTSWDPEGLLSTLPCVALALFGVLAGRWLKRGGEDPGWGSVFLIGFWLHLGGLAWDEWFPINKVITTSSFVMFVGGFGLMLTALAHRLLDRAERGRWMAPVLALGRHALPVFVISQIVTQVLYVTRLPGGRRGLGKSLHFWLFDGFFGFVGDRYAASLAWGVGLLLALTLGVMAWDFLVSLHARRTSDWPPTGGRYGVRK
- the selA gene encoding L-seryl-tRNA(Sec) selenium transferase, translating into MPNTLFRLLPSMDRVLAALEGRPELSGAPRPLVREAAQAFLDAQREEIRSGLVADPSQLEWERLAPRLECFVRSFVRPRFRRVLNGTGVVVHTNLGRSILAESATRAVQSACAHYSNLEFDLDTGQRGSRYSHVEGLLTHLTGAEAAVVVNNNAAAVFLVLESLCKGREVVVSRGQLVEIGGSFRVPEVMAKSGAILKEVGATNRTHLRDYRQAVGPETAALMRVHTSNFRIIGFTKEVPLEELAGLGRELNLPVIEDLGSGTLFDFAQAGLPGEPTVREVVAQGADVVCFSGDKVLGGPQAGIIVGRKQYVDVIRRNQLNRALRIDKMTLAALEATLRLYLDPELARAQVPTLAMICAAPKELAAKARALAGLLRRRLGNVLEASTVPGASRVGGGAFPERDLPTTLVRLEPRDASISADALRERLLGTDPPLVGRIEDGRFCLDPRTLDKNEFPLAAQSLGQALAQALG